The Garra rufa chromosome 23, GarRuf1.0, whole genome shotgun sequence genome includes a region encoding these proteins:
- the gnaz gene encoding guanine nucleotide-binding protein G(z) subunit alpha codes for MGCRQSSEEKEAARRSRRIDRHLRSESQRQRREIKLLLLGTSNSGKSTIVKQMKIIHSGGFNLEACKEYKPLILYNAIDSLTRIIRALATLKIDFHNPDRAYDAVQLFALTGPAESKGEITPELLGVMKRLWADPGVQECFCRSNEYHLEDNTAYYLNDLDRISAPEYIPTVEDILRSRDMTTGIVENKFTFKELTFKMVDVGGQRSERKKWIHCFEGVTAIIFCVELSGYDLKLYEDNQTSRMAESLRLFDSICNNNWFTNTSLILFLNKKDLLAEKIKRIPLTVCFADYKGQNTYEEAAVYVQRQFEDLNRNKETKEIYSHFTCATDTSNIQFVFDAVTDVIIQNNLKYIGLC; via the exons ATGGGGTGCCGGCAGAGTTCGGAGGAGAAGGAGGCCGCCCGGCGCTCACGTCGCATCGATCGACACCTCCGTTCAGAAAGCCAGCGACAGCGGCGTGAGATCAAACTCCTGCTGCTTGGCACCAGCAACTCTGGCAAGAGCACCATCGTGAAGCAGATGAAGATCATTCACAGTGGAGGCTTTAACCTGGAGGCCTGCAAGGAATACAAGCCCCTCATCCTCTACAATGCCATTGACTCGCTCACCCGCATCATCCGTGCCCTCGCCACCTTGAAGATCGACTTCCACAACCCCGATCGGGCTTACGATGCGGTGCAACTCTTCGCCCTCACAGGGCCTGCTGAGAGCAAGGGTGAGATCACGCCAGAGCTCTTAGGGGTGATGAAACGCTTGTGGGCCGATCCAGGTGTCCAGGAGTGCTTTTGCCGCTCCAACGAGTACCACCTAGAGGACAATACAGCCTATTATCTAAACGACCTGGACCGCATTTCTGCACCAGAGTATATCCCAACCGTCGAGGACATTCTGCGCTCACGTGACATGACCACTGGCATTGTTGAGAACAAATTCACCTTCAAAGAGCTCACCTTCAAAATGGTGGACGTGGGCGGCCAGCGTTCAGAAAGGAAGAAGTGGATCCACTGTTTTGAGGGTGTGACTGCCATTATATTCTGTGTGGAGCTCAGTGGCTATGACCTCAAGCTTTATGAAGACAACCAGACG AGCCGCATGGCGGAGAGCCTTCGCTTGTTCGATTCCATCTGCAACAACAACTGGTTCACCAATACCTCGCTTATCCTCTTCCTCAACAAGAAGGACCTGCTGGCCGAGAAGATCAAGCGTATTCCGCTGACGGTCTGCTTCGCCGACTACAAGGGGCAAAACACCTACGAGGAAGCGGCCGTGTACGTGCAAAGGCAGTTTGAGGACCTCAACCGCAACAAGGAGACCAAGGAAATCTACTCGCACTTCACTTGCGCCACTGACACCAGCAACATCCAGTTTGTGTTTGACGCGGTGACGGACGTGATCATCCAAAACAATCTCAAGTACATTGGTCTGTGCTAG